A window of the Pedobacter frigiditerrae genome harbors these coding sequences:
- a CDS encoding TldD/PmbA family protein — protein MKRKDFLYLSGIGASALLLPDFSAYANPIDPLQALDKIDVKIKKELADVALNAAKAKGATYTDVRIGRYLNQFVSTRDKRVQGVANTESFGVGIRVIANGCWGFAATNTVTKESIAKTAEEAVAVAKANAKIQGEAVQLAPQKGFGEVSWKTPLEINSFEVPIKEKVDLLLNVNDIAIQNGASFINAALFAVNEQKYFASTDGSYIDQDIHRIYPTFGVTVIDRASGKFKTQSALSSPMGMGYEYMNARPEDKVSGVITRYKGRYDILGDVKEATRVAKEKITAKSVEAGKYDLVLDPSHLWLTIHESVGHPTELDRVLGYEANYAGTSFLTLDKWQSKKFKFGSDKVNIIADKTQVGSLGAVGYDDEGVKCKQWNLIKDGVLVNYQAIRDQAHIIGLTESQGCCYSQGWNDVQFQRMPNVSLASGQAKLSVDDMIKNVEKGVYIIGDGSYSIDQQRYNFQFGGQLYYEIKEGKIVGMLNDVAYQSNTQEFWNSCSAICDESDYRLGGSFNDGKGQPGQSSAVSHGSSTTRFNGVNVINTARKI, from the coding sequence TTGAAAAGAAAAGACTTTCTCTACTTATCTGGCATAGGTGCAAGTGCTTTGCTTTTGCCGGATTTCTCGGCCTATGCAAATCCGATCGACCCTTTACAAGCCCTCGATAAAATAGACGTAAAAATCAAAAAAGAACTAGCTGATGTTGCTTTAAATGCAGCAAAAGCTAAAGGAGCAACTTATACAGATGTTCGTATTGGTCGTTATTTAAATCAATTTGTTTCTACTAGAGACAAACGTGTGCAAGGAGTAGCCAATACTGAATCTTTTGGTGTAGGTATTCGTGTTATTGCTAACGGATGTTGGGGCTTTGCTGCTACCAATACAGTAACCAAGGAATCTATTGCTAAAACTGCTGAAGAAGCTGTTGCGGTTGCAAAAGCAAATGCTAAAATTCAGGGTGAGGCTGTTCAATTAGCACCCCAAAAAGGCTTTGGCGAAGTAAGCTGGAAAACGCCTTTGGAGATCAATTCATTTGAAGTTCCCATCAAAGAAAAGGTAGACTTGCTATTAAATGTAAATGATATTGCCATCCAGAATGGAGCTAGTTTTATAAATGCAGCACTATTTGCAGTGAATGAGCAAAAATACTTTGCTTCAACCGATGGCTCATATATAGATCAAGATATTCATCGTATTTATCCAACATTTGGAGTAACGGTTATCGATAGGGCATCAGGTAAATTCAAAACTCAGTCGGCATTAAGTTCGCCAATGGGTATGGGTTATGAGTACATGAATGCCAGACCAGAAGATAAAGTAAGTGGTGTAATTACTCGCTACAAAGGTAGGTACGATATACTGGGTGATGTGAAAGAAGCCACTCGTGTAGCCAAAGAAAAAATTACTGCAAAATCTGTAGAGGCTGGTAAATATGATTTAGTTTTAGACCCATCACATTTGTGGTTAACTATTCACGAATCTGTTGGTCACCCGACTGAGTTAGACCGCGTTTTAGGTTATGAGGCAAATTATGCAGGTACTAGTTTCTTAACCTTGGATAAATGGCAGTCTAAGAAATTCAAATTTGGTAGCGATAAAGTAAACATCATTGCAGATAAAACTCAAGTTGGCTCTTTAGGCGCAGTAGGTTATGATGATGAGGGAGTAAAATGCAAACAGTGGAATTTAATTAAAGATGGAGTTTTAGTTAACTACCAAGCCATTAGAGATCAAGCCCATATTATTGGCTTAACAGAATCGCAGGGTTGCTGTTATTCACAAGGGTGGAATGATGTTCAATTTCAGCGCATGCCAAATGTTTCATTAGCATCTGGTCAAGCAAAATTAAGTGTGGACGACATGATCAAAAATGTAGAAAAAGGCGTTTATATTATTGGTGATGGAAGTTATTCCATAGATCAGCAACGCTACAATTTCCAATTTGGCGGTCAGTTATATTATGAAATCAAGGAAGGTAAAATTGTAGGTATGCTTAACGATGTGGCTTACCAATCAAATACTCAAGAGTTCTGGAATTCATGTTCAGCAATTTGCGATGAAAGTGATTATCGTTTAGGTGGTTCATTTAACGATGGTAAAGGACAACCTGGACAAAGTAGTGCCGTTTCTCACGGTAGTTCTACAACAAGATTTAATGGAGTTAATGTTATCAATACAGCTAGAAAAATATAA